A window from Microbacterium ginsengiterrae encodes these proteins:
- a CDS encoding 3-keto-5-aminohexanoate cleavage protein: MLIQVCVNGAREVAEHPRLSADEHQVAAEAAGAVAAGAEAIHVHPKDAAGLDSLAAEDVARWVRAVRVACPGVPVGVTTGAWAASGVEDRLDAVAGWVELPDFASVNWHEDGADVVASALVNRGVAVEAGIWNDEGATAWSRSPVRDECVRVLVEVPDVAEAEARVLAEDLVARVEAMAPEARILLHGEGQSTWAVLDLAVARGLATRIGLEDCLTLPDGSPARDNAALVRAAMERLPPSHLG, translated from the coding sequence ATGCTGATCCAGGTGTGCGTGAACGGCGCGCGTGAGGTGGCGGAGCATCCGCGGCTCAGCGCCGACGAGCATCAGGTCGCGGCCGAGGCGGCGGGGGCGGTCGCGGCCGGTGCCGAGGCGATCCACGTGCACCCGAAGGATGCGGCGGGGCTCGACAGCCTCGCGGCCGAGGATGTCGCGCGGTGGGTGCGAGCGGTGCGCGTGGCGTGCCCGGGGGTGCCGGTCGGCGTGACGACGGGTGCGTGGGCGGCGAGCGGGGTCGAGGACCGCCTCGACGCGGTCGCCGGGTGGGTGGAGCTGCCCGACTTCGCGTCCGTGAACTGGCATGAGGATGGCGCGGATGTCGTGGCATCCGCTCTCGTGAACCGCGGCGTCGCGGTGGAGGCGGGGATCTGGAACGACGAGGGAGCGACGGCTTGGTCGCGCTCGCCCGTACGTGATGAGTGCGTGCGGGTGCTCGTCGAGGTGCCCGATGTGGCGGAGGCGGAGGCGCGCGTCCTGGCGGAGGATCTCGTCGCGCGGGTCGAGGCGATGGCGCCGGAAGCCCGGATCCTGCTGCACGGGGAGGGGCAGTCGACGTGGGCGGTGCTGGACCTCGCGGTGGCGCGCGGCCTGGCGACCCGCATCGGCCTGGAGGACTGCCTCACGCTGCCCGACGGCTCTCCCGCGCGCGACAACGCCGCCCTCGTGCGTGCCGCGATGGAGCGTCTCCCACCTTCACATCTCGGGTGA
- a CDS encoding zinc-binding dehydrogenase, whose product MRAWHFVGTHKPFERVDIEEPTAGPGNVVIDVKAAGLCHSDVGILEDEKWLANMKELPVVPGHETAGVISEVGEGVTDWKVGDRVAVWPMLGQGYSVNGAWEDRSEVSTETLVAIPDDVSFAQAAAATDAGMTSVGALTTAGVEKGMKVGIIGFGGLGQIGARVAHLRGAEVYVAEINESAWDRAREAGAVKVAKSITEFADVELDVIIDYAGFGVTTSDALDTVKSSGGGRVVQVGMGKLETTIDTYGLILGRKQLHGSAGGSKEDIEETMRYMASGDLTPVLSEIDFEQIPDGIQQLIDGTAVGRLVAKVTD is encoded by the coding sequence ATGCGCGCATGGCATTTCGTCGGCACACACAAGCCGTTCGAACGAGTCGACATCGAGGAACCCACCGCCGGCCCCGGCAACGTCGTCATCGACGTCAAGGCTGCGGGGCTCTGCCACTCCGACGTCGGCATCCTCGAAGACGAGAAGTGGCTCGCCAACATGAAGGAGCTCCCCGTCGTCCCCGGTCACGAGACCGCCGGCGTGATCAGCGAGGTCGGCGAGGGCGTCACCGACTGGAAGGTCGGCGACCGCGTCGCCGTCTGGCCCATGCTCGGCCAGGGCTACTCCGTCAACGGCGCCTGGGAAGACCGCTCCGAGGTCAGCACCGAGACCCTCGTCGCCATCCCTGACGACGTCTCCTTCGCACAGGCCGCCGCCGCGACCGACGCCGGAATGACCTCCGTCGGCGCCCTGACGACCGCCGGCGTCGAGAAGGGCATGAAGGTCGGCATCATCGGCTTCGGCGGCCTCGGCCAGATCGGCGCACGCGTCGCCCACCTGCGCGGCGCCGAGGTCTACGTCGCCGAGATCAACGAGTCGGCCTGGGACCGCGCCCGTGAAGCCGGCGCCGTGAAGGTCGCGAAGTCGATCACCGAGTTCGCCGACGTCGAACTCGACGTCATCATCGACTACGCGGGCTTCGGCGTCACCACCTCGGACGCCCTCGACACCGTGAAGTCCTCGGGCGGCGGCCGCGTCGTCCAGGTCGGCATGGGCAAGCTCGAGACGACCATCGACACCTACGGCCTCATCCTCGGCCGCAAGCAGCTGCACGGCTCGGCGGGCGGCAGCAAGGAGGACATCGAGGAGACCATGCGCTACATGGCATCCGGTGACCTCACGCCCGTCCTCTCGGAGATCGACTTCGAACAGATCCCCGACGGCATCCAGCAGCTCATCGACGGCACCGCCGTCGGCCGCCTTGTCGCGAAGGTCACTGACTGA
- a CDS encoding ABC transporter substrate-binding protein, translating to MISRRKIAIAVTGLVVAGAALAGCSGGSGSGGGGGETTGTLNFYTDKAAWKPDFESLNDTSGADVDITLKTTGYSDANQYDAFIKQSFRTNKSPGLFTWHTGESLKELVDEGLIAETSDIWANAIDEGWVSEDLAEGYTFDGKQYCVPMNIAYWVMFYNKAAFADNGIEVPTTWDELDDAAATLKAAGVTPYQQSSVLFTFQWFQHLVASSDPDLYAGLTTGDVKYTDPEIVDIMNLWLEEHENGWFSDAGSSTDPAVGLKQGDFAMINFGTFFAGNLAGAGMTEDDYGMFAIPAVNDDLDKTPVAVESGPICVAENSSQRDLGLAYSEWWMSESAQTAWNAAHGDVAFNPKTTVADPVLAEIGSQIAGDDYQLYDRFFEAMPTAIVTTAIEQFGAFNANPGDPVPFLEKIQATADKYWAEQE from the coding sequence ATGATCTCGCGCCGCAAGATCGCCATCGCCGTCACCGGCCTCGTCGTGGCCGGAGCAGCCCTGGCCGGCTGCTCCGGCGGATCCGGATCAGGAGGAGGCGGCGGCGAAACCACCGGCACGTTGAACTTCTACACGGACAAGGCCGCATGGAAACCCGACTTCGAATCGCTCAACGACACCAGCGGTGCGGACGTCGACATCACCCTGAAGACGACCGGATATTCGGACGCGAACCAATACGACGCGTTCATCAAGCAGTCTTTCCGCACGAACAAGTCCCCCGGTCTGTTCACCTGGCACACAGGCGAATCGCTCAAGGAACTCGTCGACGAGGGGCTCATCGCCGAGACGAGCGACATCTGGGCGAACGCGATCGATGAGGGCTGGGTGAGCGAGGACCTCGCCGAGGGCTATACGTTCGACGGCAAGCAGTACTGCGTGCCGATGAACATCGCCTACTGGGTCATGTTCTACAACAAGGCCGCCTTCGCCGACAACGGCATCGAAGTGCCGACCACGTGGGACGAGCTCGACGACGCGGCCGCCACCCTCAAGGCCGCCGGCGTCACCCCGTACCAGCAGAGCAGCGTGCTGTTCACGTTCCAGTGGTTCCAGCATCTCGTCGCGTCCAGCGACCCGGATCTGTACGCCGGGCTCACCACGGGTGACGTCAAGTACACCGACCCCGAGATCGTCGACATCATGAACCTCTGGCTCGAGGAGCACGAGAACGGCTGGTTCAGCGACGCCGGCAGCAGCACTGACCCCGCCGTCGGCCTCAAGCAGGGCGACTTCGCCATGATCAACTTCGGCACCTTCTTCGCCGGCAACCTCGCCGGGGCCGGCATGACGGAGGACGACTACGGCATGTTCGCCATCCCCGCCGTCAACGACGACCTGGACAAGACCCCCGTCGCCGTCGAGTCGGGTCCCATCTGCGTCGCGGAGAACTCCTCGCAGCGCGACCTCGGGCTCGCCTACTCCGAGTGGTGGATGTCGGAGAGCGCGCAGACCGCATGGAACGCCGCCCACGGTGACGTCGCATTCAACCCGAAGACGACCGTCGCCGACCCGGTGCTCGCGGAGATCGGCTCGCAGATCGCCGGCGACGACTACCAGCTCTACGACCGCTTCTTCGAGGCGATGCCCACCGCGATCGTGACCACCGCGATCGAGCAGTTCGGCGCGTTCAACGCCAACCCTGGCGACCCCGTGCCGTTCCTGGAGAAGATCCAGGCCACGGCCGACAAGTACTGGGCAGAGCAGGAGTAA
- a CDS encoding ATP-dependent DNA ligase, with translation MKLSELVDTTQQVAATSSRLAKIDALATLLARAEPDETPALIGLLLAAPRQGRLGVGWRSLRSLPVERAEETGLSITDVDDALDELAGASGAGSAARRTAILTDLASRSTADEWDFLTRAMLGELRTGALGGVLLDAIARAADRPAAAVRRAAMLSGDLGETAVLALTGTAEDLEAVGLQVGRPVLPMLAATATTPTAALEITGKASVEYKLDGARIQIHRHGDEVGVYTRSLADITHRVPEIVEIVRALPAQDLILDGETLALDEDGGPRPFQETMSRFGADVARDIALRPWFFDLLHVDGRDLLDDPLETRIAELDRVAGEWRMPGIITDDPEAAEQLSREALAAGHEGVLVKGIDSAYSAGRRGKSWVKVKPVLTYDLVVLGAEWGSGRRTGKLSNLHLGARDPEGEFGEPGDFVMVGKTFKGLTDALLTWQTETFPEYETHRDGYAVFLRPELVVEVAIDGVQRSPRYPGGLALRFARVKGYRPDKTAAEADTIQSLRGLLRE, from the coding sequence ATGAAGCTCTCGGAGCTCGTGGACACCACGCAGCAGGTCGCCGCCACCTCGTCACGCCTTGCGAAGATCGACGCGCTCGCGACCCTGCTCGCACGCGCCGAGCCCGACGAGACCCCTGCGCTCATCGGGCTCCTCCTCGCCGCACCGCGACAGGGGCGCCTCGGCGTCGGGTGGCGCAGCCTCCGCAGCCTCCCCGTCGAGCGCGCCGAGGAGACCGGGCTGTCCATCACCGACGTCGACGACGCCCTCGACGAGCTCGCCGGTGCGTCGGGCGCCGGCTCCGCTGCCCGCCGCACCGCGATCCTCACCGACCTCGCCTCGCGGAGCACCGCCGACGAATGGGACTTCCTCACCCGCGCGATGCTCGGCGAGCTGCGCACGGGCGCGCTCGGCGGCGTTCTGCTCGACGCCATCGCCCGCGCCGCCGACCGCCCCGCAGCCGCCGTGCGGCGCGCGGCCATGCTCTCGGGAGACCTCGGCGAGACCGCGGTGCTCGCCCTCACCGGCACGGCAGAAGACCTCGAAGCGGTCGGGCTGCAGGTCGGCCGTCCCGTCCTCCCGATGCTCGCCGCCACCGCCACGACCCCGACGGCAGCGCTCGAGATCACCGGCAAGGCGTCGGTCGAGTACAAGCTCGACGGCGCCCGCATCCAGATCCACCGCCACGGCGACGAGGTCGGCGTCTACACGCGCAGTCTCGCCGACATCACCCACCGGGTGCCCGAGATCGTCGAGATCGTCCGCGCCCTCCCCGCGCAGGACCTCATCCTCGACGGCGAGACCCTCGCACTCGACGAGGACGGCGGGCCGCGCCCGTTCCAGGAGACGATGTCGCGCTTCGGTGCGGATGTCGCCCGCGACATCGCCCTTCGACCCTGGTTCTTCGACCTGCTGCACGTCGATGGGCGCGACCTACTCGACGACCCCCTCGAGACGCGCATCGCCGAGCTCGACCGTGTGGCCGGCGAATGGCGGATGCCGGGCATCATCACCGACGACCCCGAAGCCGCCGAGCAGCTGTCCCGCGAGGCTCTCGCCGCCGGCCACGAGGGCGTGCTGGTGAAGGGAATCGACTCCGCCTACTCGGCGGGCCGGCGCGGCAAGTCATGGGTGAAGGTCAAGCCCGTGCTCACGTACGACCTCGTCGTGCTCGGCGCGGAGTGGGGCTCAGGGCGCCGGACGGGCAAGCTCTCGAACCTGCACCTCGGCGCCCGCGACCCCGAGGGCGAGTTCGGCGAGCCAGGCGACTTCGTCATGGTCGGCAAGACCTTCAAGGGCCTCACGGATGCGCTGCTGACGTGGCAGACCGAGACCTTCCCGGAGTACGAGACGCATCGCGACGGATACGCGGTGTTCCTGCGCCCCGAGCTCGTCGTCGAGGTCGCGATCGACGGGGTGCAGCGGTCACCCCGCTATCCCGGTGGGCTCGCGCTGCGCTTCGCTCGGGTCAAGGGATATCGGCCCGACAAGACCGCGGCCGAGGCCGACACGATCCAGTCGCTGCGAGGACTGCTGCGGGAGTGA
- a CDS encoding ROK family protein — MELCIDFGGTEIKLAAIDGVRVLATDRLPVTGDARDLNAAVTASRALLSSCGAMPTAVGIAVPGVVDPASARMLHANDKYAFLNEFDLSAWAYDQLGVPAVVENDARAALIGETSTGSAAGTRDAVLVTLGTGIGTAAMIDGVPLRGVSGHAGILGGHVTTDIYGPLCPCGNVGCAEALASTWALRNGGSEAASSSLDDPQEAATMREVFAGEAHADVRAGFLHVWGATVVTLIHMYDPRAVILSGGILRAGAAVSGPIETHVREHLWPSMTAPRFIIPPEPEYSVARGLSTLARRTQTPTEKDQENQ, encoded by the coding sequence ATGGAGCTGTGCATCGACTTCGGCGGAACCGAGATCAAGCTCGCTGCCATCGACGGCGTGCGCGTCCTCGCCACCGACCGCCTCCCCGTCACCGGCGATGCCCGCGACCTGAACGCTGCGGTCACGGCGTCTCGTGCTCTGCTCTCGAGCTGCGGCGCGATGCCGACCGCGGTCGGCATCGCGGTGCCCGGCGTCGTGGACCCGGCATCCGCTCGGATGCTGCACGCCAACGACAAGTACGCCTTCCTCAACGAGTTCGACCTCAGTGCCTGGGCTTACGACCAGCTCGGTGTTCCCGCCGTCGTCGAGAACGACGCCCGTGCCGCCCTCATCGGCGAGACGTCCACCGGTTCGGCTGCCGGAACGCGCGACGCCGTGCTCGTCACCCTCGGCACCGGAATCGGAACGGCGGCCATGATCGACGGCGTACCGCTGCGCGGCGTCAGCGGTCACGCCGGCATCCTCGGCGGCCACGTCACGACCGACATCTACGGCCCACTGTGCCCGTGCGGGAACGTGGGGTGCGCAGAGGCCCTGGCGAGCACCTGGGCGTTGCGGAATGGGGGCTCGGAGGCCGCGTCTTCTTCGCTCGACGACCCGCAGGAAGCGGCGACCATGCGCGAGGTGTTCGCGGGGGAAGCCCACGCTGACGTCCGCGCGGGCTTCCTGCACGTCTGGGGCGCCACGGTCGTCACTCTCATCCACATGTACGACCCGCGGGCGGTGATCCTCTCCGGCGGCATTCTCCGCGCCGGAGCCGCGGTCAGCGGGCCGATCGAGACCCACGTCCGCGAACATCTCTGGCCGTCGATGACTGCCCCGCGCTTCATTATTCCGCCGGAGCCCGAGTACTCCGTCGCGCGCGGGCTGAGCACGCTCGCCCGCCGCACGCAGACCCCCACCGAGAAAGACCAGGAGAATCAGTGA
- a CDS encoding LacI family DNA-binding transcriptional regulator, translating into MTARSHRPTIKEVALRAGVSPMTVSRTLSGGLNVKPDVQERVLAAVAELGYHRNENARSIRPGHSSGLIGVAITNIANPYYSTFALGVEEEAALTGRRILLGNTSEDAARENALVSDFLGRRVEGLIVVPASAEPDHLAASQKQGVPVVLASRRVEGLDADSVVLADDEGAHRGTIALIDGGHTRIGYLGNTLAIFTGRRRHAGFVRALEERGLRLDASLVAAGPQTVEQAREATRALLRMKNPPTAIFCANNRNAIGAIKEISTQIGAGLKPATAYPEIMSFDDFELAELSPVPISVIDHDPRELGRTAARLLLDRLDADGDGGPMREIELPVELRTHLR; encoded by the coding sequence ATGACCGCACGCTCCCATCGCCCGACCATCAAAGAGGTCGCGCTGCGCGCGGGCGTGAGCCCCATGACCGTCTCGCGCACGCTGTCCGGAGGACTCAACGTCAAGCCCGACGTGCAGGAGCGCGTCCTCGCCGCCGTCGCAGAACTCGGCTATCACCGCAATGAGAATGCGCGCAGCATCCGACCAGGCCACTCCAGCGGACTCATCGGCGTCGCCATCACGAACATCGCCAACCCGTACTACAGCACCTTCGCGCTGGGCGTCGAGGAGGAGGCGGCACTCACCGGGCGCCGCATCCTGCTCGGCAACACATCGGAGGACGCCGCCCGCGAGAACGCTCTCGTCAGCGACTTCCTCGGTCGACGAGTCGAGGGCCTCATCGTCGTCCCGGCGAGCGCCGAGCCCGATCATCTCGCCGCCTCACAGAAACAGGGCGTGCCCGTCGTCCTCGCCTCCCGCCGCGTCGAAGGATTGGATGCCGACAGCGTCGTCCTCGCAGACGACGAGGGCGCGCACCGTGGGACGATCGCCCTCATCGACGGCGGCCACACCCGGATCGGCTACCTCGGCAACACACTCGCGATCTTCACCGGTCGGCGCCGGCATGCCGGATTCGTCCGCGCACTCGAGGAACGCGGACTCCGCCTCGACGCATCACTCGTCGCGGCCGGCCCCCAGACCGTCGAGCAGGCGCGTGAAGCCACCCGAGCCCTGCTGCGGATGAAGAATCCGCCCACCGCGATCTTCTGCGCCAACAACCGCAACGCGATCGGCGCCATCAAAGAGATCAGCACGCAGATCGGCGCAGGCCTCAAGCCCGCCACGGCGTATCCCGAGATCATGAGCTTCGACGACTTCGAGCTCGCTGAGCTCTCGCCCGTGCCGATCAGCGTGATCGACCATGACCCTCGGGAGCTCGGACGCACTGCTGCACGCCTGCTGCTGGACCGGTTGGATGCCGACGGCGACGGCGGTCCGATGCGCGAGATCGAATTGCCCGTCGAACTGCGGACACACCTGCGCTGA
- a CDS encoding DUF2188 domain-containing protein: protein MAAGDIETFHRNGTWFNRIQGEASTLGPGFNDREDAIAAGRSAATARQVEHSVRTEEGPSDDRNLFGTHPRDLIG from the coding sequence GTGGCCGCAGGAGACATCGAGACTTTTCACCGCAACGGAACGTGGTTCAACCGCATCCAGGGCGAGGCGAGCACACTGGGCCCCGGGTTCAACGATCGTGAGGATGCCATCGCCGCCGGCCGCTCGGCGGCGACCGCACGGCAGGTCGAGCACAGCGTCCGGACCGAAGAGGGTCCGTCCGATGACCGCAACCTCTTCGGCACCCACCCTCGCGACCTGATCGGCTGA
- a CDS encoding nucleoside deaminase produces the protein MNIDSPTGDRDRESLDRTDREFLAEAVKLAVDNVADGGGPFGAVVVRDGEIVSVGQNRVTRDHDPSAHAEVVAIRAAGRNIGDFSLEGTTLYSSCEPCPMCMAASLWARVDRVVYAADRHDAAEGGFDDLEFYRLFETDRSEWSVPVESLRINDAAAPFEHWMSAAGRTEY, from the coding sequence ATGAATATCGACTCCCCGACGGGCGACCGTGACCGAGAGTCGCTCGACCGGACGGACAGAGAGTTCCTCGCCGAGGCGGTCAAGCTCGCCGTCGACAACGTCGCGGACGGCGGCGGCCCCTTCGGCGCCGTGGTGGTCCGCGATGGCGAGATCGTCAGCGTCGGACAGAACAGGGTGACCCGCGACCACGACCCCAGCGCGCACGCCGAAGTGGTCGCGATCCGCGCGGCGGGCCGGAACATCGGCGACTTCTCGCTGGAGGGCACGACGCTGTACTCCTCGTGCGAGCCGTGCCCGATGTGCATGGCCGCCTCGCTGTGGGCGCGCGTGGACCGCGTCGTCTATGCGGCGGACCGTCACGATGCGGCAGAGGGCGGCTTCGACGACCTCGAGTTCTATCGCCTCTTCGAGACGGACCGATCCGAATGGTCGGTGCCGGTGGAATCGCTCCGCATCAACGATGCCGCCGCGCCGTTCGAGCACTGGATGAGCGCCGCGGGACGCACCGAGTACTGA
- a CDS encoding carbohydrate ABC transporter permease: MAHQKTPYQWSARGFIAPGVLLIAVLLYLPLLWTIYLSFTDYNGLGSPDWIGIDNYVEMFTDADFVTSSLNTLLWVVGTLIIPVGIGLGVALLTWNLGGGIWLRLPFLIPYALSGIGVGVVWSFILSSGGALDQALAAFGILDPPRWLLDAPLNTVVMIFAAAWQGVGVNALLFTIGLQAIPKEPLEAARIDGANGVRLFASILWPMLRPLTAVVVGLSIVASLKTFDIVWGMTKGGPGTVSETLALTMYKETFVNSDYGLGSAIAVFLTVITLVASVTYLRQQLSPKKEI, translated from the coding sequence ATGGCGCATCAGAAGACGCCGTATCAGTGGTCCGCCCGGGGCTTCATCGCCCCGGGCGTGCTGCTCATCGCGGTGCTGCTCTACCTGCCGCTGCTGTGGACGATCTACCTCAGCTTCACCGACTACAACGGTCTCGGCAGCCCCGACTGGATCGGGATCGACAATTACGTCGAGATGTTCACCGACGCGGACTTCGTCACCTCGTCGCTGAACACCCTGCTCTGGGTGGTCGGGACCCTGATCATCCCCGTGGGCATCGGCCTGGGCGTGGCTCTGCTCACCTGGAACCTCGGTGGCGGCATCTGGCTGCGTCTTCCCTTCCTCATCCCGTACGCGCTCTCCGGCATCGGTGTCGGCGTGGTGTGGTCGTTCATACTCTCCTCCGGCGGGGCGCTCGACCAGGCTCTCGCTGCGTTCGGCATCCTGGATCCGCCGCGATGGCTGCTGGATGCTCCGCTCAACACCGTCGTCATGATCTTCGCCGCTGCCTGGCAGGGCGTCGGCGTGAACGCGCTGCTGTTCACGATCGGTTTGCAGGCGATCCCCAAGGAACCACTCGAAGCGGCTCGCATCGACGGGGCCAACGGCGTGCGTCTGTTCGCCAGCATCCTCTGGCCGATGCTGCGTCCGCTCACGGCCGTGGTCGTCGGCCTCTCGATCGTCGCGAGCCTGAAGACGTTCGACATCGTCTGGGGCATGACCAAGGGCGGGCCGGGGACCGTCTCGGAGACGCTCGCGCTGACGATGTACAAGGAGACCTTCGTCAACAGCGATTACGGGCTGGGTTCTGCGATCGCCGTGTTCCTCACCGTCATCACCCTGGTCGCCTCCGTGACCTACCTGCGCCAGCAGCTCTCTCCCAAGAAGGAGATCTGA
- a CDS encoding class I mannose-6-phosphate isomerase — MTTPISDMHEGHTERGRYDTQPTVPLPSGERILRGAAAWQAAAETATTLLVDTYPGVDIPALTAQIRAALPEWTIVDVEEAARPVAEVEQLIAPNLTDDRVFGIMSHFTLADFYDQERLAETADRIGEHTVVVGWGAALLADHLADTATILVDMARWEIQLRLRAGATNWRADNAGEDILRKYKRGFFVEWRVADRHKRALFDTVDFVVDGNAIAPAEPHAESPEAGMISGDAFRSALRGAATRPFRVVPFFDPGVWGGQWMKNRIGLDPSKDNYAWCFDCVPEENSLLLEGDGGVIEIPSLDLVFSQPVELLGAKTFARFGAEFPIRFDFLDTMDGGNLSLQVHPLTDYIRDTFGMPYTQDESYYLLDAGDDAVVYLGTKNGTDRDAMLADLTTAQQGEVPFPAEKYVNAYPARAHDHFAIPAGTVHASGANSMVLEISATPFIFTFKLWDWGRVGLDGIPRPVHLAHGSRNIQWDRDTDWVEENLIDQVETLHVDDVTGVTEERTGLHALEFIETRRHWFTQGADHDTDGTVNVLNLVEGDEARVVSPTGAFEPYVVHYAETFIVPAAVGAYRIERTENTRSPRLATIKAYVRGSRASDN, encoded by the coding sequence GTGACCACGCCGATCAGCGACATGCACGAGGGACACACCGAACGCGGCCGCTACGACACCCAGCCCACGGTGCCGCTCCCCAGCGGCGAGCGCATCCTCCGCGGAGCGGCCGCCTGGCAAGCCGCCGCCGAAACCGCGACGACTCTGCTGGTCGACACGTACCCGGGCGTCGACATCCCCGCGCTCACCGCGCAGATCCGCGCCGCTCTGCCGGAGTGGACGATCGTGGACGTCGAGGAGGCAGCGCGGCCCGTCGCCGAGGTCGAGCAGCTCATCGCGCCGAACCTCACCGACGACCGAGTCTTCGGCATCATGAGCCACTTCACCCTCGCCGACTTCTACGACCAGGAGCGCCTCGCCGAGACGGCCGACCGGATCGGGGAGCACACCGTCGTGGTCGGCTGGGGCGCCGCCCTCCTCGCCGATCACCTCGCCGACACCGCCACCATTCTCGTCGACATGGCCCGCTGGGAGATCCAGCTGCGCCTTCGGGCCGGGGCGACGAACTGGCGCGCCGACAACGCCGGGGAGGACATCCTCCGCAAGTACAAGCGGGGCTTCTTCGTCGAATGGCGCGTCGCCGACCGCCACAAGCGCGCTCTCTTCGACACCGTCGACTTCGTCGTCGACGGCAACGCGATCGCCCCCGCCGAGCCGCACGCCGAATCCCCCGAGGCCGGGATGATCTCCGGCGATGCGTTCCGTTCCGCGCTCCGAGGTGCCGCCACCCGACCCTTCCGCGTCGTGCCGTTCTTCGACCCCGGAGTCTGGGGCGGCCAGTGGATGAAGAACCGCATCGGCCTCGACCCGTCCAAGGACAACTACGCGTGGTGCTTCGACTGCGTGCCGGAGGAGAACTCGCTCCTGCTGGAGGGCGACGGCGGCGTCATCGAGATCCCCTCCCTCGACCTCGTCTTCTCGCAGCCCGTCGAGCTGCTCGGCGCGAAGACGTTCGCCCGCTTCGGGGCCGAGTTCCCGATCCGATTCGACTTCCTCGACACCATGGACGGCGGCAACCTCAGCCTGCAGGTACACCCGCTCACCGATTACATCCGCGACACGTTCGGGATGCCCTACACGCAGGACGAGAGCTATTACCTGCTGGATGCCGGTGACGACGCGGTCGTCTACCTCGGCACCAAGAACGGCACCGACCGTGACGCGATGCTCGCCGATCTCACCACCGCACAGCAGGGCGAGGTGCCCTTCCCTGCCGAGAAGTACGTCAACGCATACCCCGCCCGCGCACACGACCATTTTGCGATCCCTGCGGGTACGGTGCACGCGTCCGGCGCGAACTCGATGGTGCTCGAGATCTCGGCCACCCCGTTCATCTTCACGTTCAAGCTGTGGGACTGGGGTCGCGTCGGGCTCGACGGCATCCCGCGTCCCGTCCACCTCGCCCACGGCTCCCGCAACATCCAGTGGGATCGCGACACCGACTGGGTCGAGGAGAACCTCATCGATCAGGTCGAGACCCTCCACGTCGACGATGTGACCGGTGTCACCGAGGAACGCACCGGGCTGCATGCGCTCGAGTTCATCGAGACCCGTCGGCACTGGTTCACCCAGGGCGCCGATCACGACACCGACGGCACCGTCAACGTGCTCAACCTCGTGGAGGGGGATGAAGCACGGGTGGTGAGCCCGACCGGAGCGTTCGAGCCGTACGTCGTCCACTATGCCGAGACGTTCATCGTCCCCGCCGCCGTCGGCGCCTACCGCATCGAGCGCACGGAGAACACCCGCAGTCCTCGCCTCGCCACCATCAAGGCGTACGTCCGCGGCTCCCGCGCATCCGACAACTGA